In the Paramisgurnus dabryanus chromosome 5, PD_genome_1.1, whole genome shotgun sequence genome, one interval contains:
- the vsig10 gene encoding V-set and immunoglobulin domain-containing protein 10 gives MKIILLSVYLLLLSHQTVTEEQVQHVIGEKGEDTTLQCNSPPVNVSTLYQWKKNGVVVASQKPPEPSDHLSVLNNGSLKISRLQYIDGGQYQCESQPEGFDTWQAHSNLLLQVAGGPTNIVLNITQATALQNGTLFVKKGSDVFFNCSSDSVPSQNLTWKFENSTSTGPVEKDFGSKSTLGFSISDIQPADQGNYTCVSQNTLSMRTESKTQELLVYYAPERHPECSWKKGNKGPSDVLFICTWHEGYPVPTLEWHEVLKPPVIAKGPTINSTSQETERLEVHVNRFILSDGEEVKCVARHVTGEENTCSFTLKIPYPMGNPMVTALEGTNVTLQCSENNSLPPATTVWKKKDTVINSTSKYILSENAPQYTLTIVNVTTEDEGIYKCYSENPLGVKELDVILTVKTTSGNGGIVVGIFVSVLIIMIGIVIGVTAYTKRDRICIGLGFG, from the exons ATGAAAATAATCCTACTATCTGTTTATCTACTACTTCTGTCACATCAAACAG TGACAGAGGAACAGGTGCAGCATGTTATTGGAGAGAAAGGTGAAGACACCACACTGCAATGCAACTCGCCCCCGGTTAATGTGTCTACTCTCTATCAGTGGAAGAAAAATGGAGTTGTTGTTGCATCACAAAAACCCCCTGAGCCATCAGACCATCTTTCCGTTTTAAACAACGGATCTCTAAAGATCAGCAGACTTCAGTACATTGACGGTGGCCAATATCAGTGTGAATCTCAACCAGAGGGTTTCGACACATGGCAAGCTCATTCTAACCTTCTGCTTCAAGTCGCTG gtGGTCCAACTAACATAGTGCTGAACATAACTCAAGCAACTGCACTGCAGAATGGAACGCTATTTGTCAAAAAAGGCTCGGATGTCTTTTTCAATTGCTCTAGCGATTCTGTACCTTCACAAAACCTGACGTGGAAGTTTGAAAATTCGACGTCTACAGGACCTGTCGAGAAGGACTTTGGGAGCAAATCGACCCTTGGGTTTTCTATAAGTGACATCCAGCCAGCCGATCAAGGGAACTATACGTGTGTATCCCAGAATACCCTCTCCATGAGAACAGAGAGCAAGACCCAGGAACTCCTAGTTTACT ATGCTCCGGAGAGGCACCCAGAATGCAGCTGGAAAAAGGGAAACAAGGGTCCATCTgatgttttgtttatatgtaCCTGGCATGAAGGTTACCCGGTGCCCACTCTGGAATGGCATGAGGTTTTAAAACCGCCTGTGATAGCGAAGGGTCCCACTATCAACTCCACATCCCAGGAGACGGAGCGTTTGGAGGTGCATGTGAACCGATTTATATTGTCCGATGGAGAGGAGGTGAAGTGTGTGGCCCGACACGTAACTGGGGAGGAGAACACCTGTTCCTTCACACTTA AGATCCCATATCCGATGGGAAACCCTATGGTCACCGCTCTGGAGGGCACGAATGTCACGCTCCAATGTAGTGAGAACAACTCTCTCCCACCAGCTACAACCGTCTGGAAGAAAAAGGACACGGTCATCAATAGCACGTCTAAATACATTCTGTCTGAAAATGCTCCCCAATACACGCTCACTATAGTCAATGTGACTACAGAGGATGAGGGCATCTATAAGTGCTATAGTGAAAATCCTCTTGGTGTAAAAGAGCTGGATGTTATTCTAACTGTAAAAA